One part of the Miscanthus floridulus cultivar M001 unplaced genomic scaffold, ASM1932011v1 os_997, whole genome shotgun sequence genome encodes these proteins:
- the LOC136535499 gene encoding uncharacterized protein — MFVALKSCVDGFLNGCRPFLRVDSKVLTGRWRGQLASASAVDGNNWLFPVAYGVFSLESADSWKWFFEKLQTAIGSPPGLVISTDAGKGIDSAVTSVFSNGVEHRECMRHLVKNFQKRYKGAVFKKYLWPCSRAYNQQHYEYHYNI, encoded by the coding sequence ATGTTTGTGGCACTGAAGTCATGTGTTGATGGATTCTTGAATGGATGCAGACCCTTCTTGAGAGTTGATTCAAAAGTACTAACAGGGAGGTGGAGAGGACAGCTAGCCTCTGCATCAGCAGTAGATGGAAACAACTGGTTGTTTCCAGTTGCTTATGGTGTGTTTAGTTTAGAATCCGCTGACAGTTGGAAATGGTTCTTTGAGAAGCTACAGACTGCAATTGGCTCCCCACCAGGACTTGTAATCTCTACAGATGCTGGTAAAGGAATTGACAGTGCAGTGACTTCGGTTTTTTCAAATGGAGTTGAGCATAGAGAGTGCATGAGGCATTTGGTGAAGAACTTCCAGAAGAGGTACAAAGGTGCTGTGTTCAAGAAGTATTTGTGGCCATGCAGCAGGGCATACAACCAGCAGCATTATGAGTACCATTACAACATATGA